A window of Roseburia hominis A2-183 genomic DNA:
ATACGCGAGCTGGGGCGGAGGTAGAAGAAAAAGCTATGACAACGAGAGAAGAAGCATTGGAATACGGAATGTCATTTCCGGATGTCTATGTGGATACACCGTTTCACGATCCAAACTGGGTGCTGGTGCGTTCCCGGAAAAATAAGCGGGCATTTCTCTGGACTTATGAATATCAGGGACAGATGCGGATTAATGTCAAGGCAGATCCGGAGTGGATTGATTTCTGGCGGAAAGCGTACGAAGCAGTCATTCCGGGTTATCATCAGAACAAAAAGCACTGGAATACGGTCATCCTTGACGGCAGTGTGCCGGATGGAGATGTAAAGCGGATGATAGCGGAAAGCTACGATCTGGTTAGGTAAGGGTAGTGTCGTGCTCGTGCCTGGATATATGAGGGGATGCAAATAGAGTTGTATTTGAGGCTACAGTTGGATTTCTACTATGTTTGACAGGGATCGAGGCGTTAAGTGTAATGGGACTGGCATTACTGGCAGTGGGGATTTTATCCGGTTTAAAGGCTTATATGCAGAGCGTAGGAAAAGCAGCACTTCAGGCTATTCTGGGAGCAGGTACATCGGAGGTTGTGAAAGAGTTATTGACTCTGGTGCTGCGGAAAGGATGATAGCGATATCGAAAATGCTTAAAAGAAGATGGCAGGGACAACGGGAACCCTGCCATTTTATTCGTGAATATTTTGGACAGATAGATCGGGTTTATAATTTACATAACAGATCCGGGGTGGAAGCCTACATTAAATCCTTGCATGTGATATAAGGATAAGAACATATAAGGAAATAACTGGGAAGTAACTGGGAAATGACGTTGCAATTTCCCACCCACGGGCTTATAATTGGGGCAGTTAGGGGAGGGCATGCAATGCAATATATGACATCCAGACAGAAAGCTACAGAATGGTCTGTCACGAAGCGTATGGTAAATTACTGGTGCGCAAACGGGCAGATTGAAGGTGCATACAAAGAAGGCAGCCGCTGGTGGATTCCAGTGGATGTAGAACGTCCTGGAGAAGAGGAGTGTTTGCGGCGCATGAGAGCGTACACCGTTCGGATTACAGGCAAGAAGAGCGTTGCGGTTGGCATTCAGGATTTTGAGGCGTTAAGACGTGATCAGATGTTTTATGTAGACAAGACGGATTTTATTCGGCAGTGGTGGGAATCTGGCGAGACGACTACGCTGATTACACGCCCCAGACGTTTTGGCAAGACGTTGAATCTGAGCATGCTGAACTGCTTTTTTTCCGTGTTCTATGAAAATCGTGCGGATTTATTTGAGGGGTTGAAGGTTTGGGAAGAGAAAAGCTATCACAAGCTGCAAGGGCGTTTCCCCGTTATATTTCTGTCATTTGCAGGTGTTAAGGGGACAACGTTTGAGGCGGTGCTTCGGCAGATAAATTATGGTATTATAGAGGTATATCGCCGCTTTGAGCGGATACTTGACATGTCGCGGTTCACGGAAAGGGAACGACAGGATTTTGGCAGAATATCATGGGACATGGATGCGTCCACGGCTGCGCAGTCCGTACGGCTTCTGACGGATTTGCTCTATGTGTATTATGGGCATAAGCCCATTATTTTACTGGATGAATATGATACTCCGCTTCAGGAAGCTTACTTTAATAGCTTTTGGGATGAGATGGTTTCTTTTGTGGGGGCTTTTTTTAATAATTCCTTTAAAACGAATCCATCGCTGGGGAGAGCATTGCTGACGGGCATTACCAGAATATGCAAGGAATCTATCTTCTCCGACCTCAATAATATAGATGTGGTCACACAAACGAGTACGAAATATGAGACGGCATTTGGCTTTACGGAAGAAGAGGTAAAGGTGGGACTTGCCAGAGTAGGTCTGCTCGATTACAGGGAAAAAGTAAAAGAATGGTATGACGGATTTACATTTGGACAGCGCAGGGATATGTATAATCCGTGGTCGATCACAAAGTTTATCGATGCAGAGGGGATCTTTGATACTTATTGGGCGAATACAAGTAATAATAAACTGGTGAGCTCGTTAATCCGAAAGTCTTCAAAGAATATGAAGATGGCGATGGAACAGCTTCTTGAAGGAGAGATGTTACATGTGGAGATGGACGAGCAACTGGACTTTGCACAATTGGAGTATCGGGAATCGGCTATTTTCAGCCTTCTATATGCGACGGGGTATCTACGCGTAAACCAAAAGAACGATCAGGAATATGTGCTGATGCTGACGAACAAAGAAGTGGAGATTATGTTTCGACGCATTATACGGGAATGGTTTAACGATATGGATACTGGCTATGGAGATTTCAGAAGAGCGTTGCTGCATGATAATATAGAAGAGATGAACTACTATATGAATATGGTCACGCTATCCACCTTCAGTTACTTTGACACAGGCACAGGGCGTGGTAATATTGATGAGACAGAGCGCTTTTACTATGGCTTTGTGCTTGGATTGCTGGCAGATTTATCAGATCAGTTTTCAATACGGTCAAACAGGGAGAGTGGTCTGGGAAGATATGACATTATTCTCCGCGCGCGGGAAGAAAACGGCAATTCTTACATTATGGAATTTAAGGTTTTTGACCGGGAGAGAGACGAGAATATGAAAGCGTGCGTTGCAAGGGCGTTGCAGCAGATAGAAGAGAAACAATATGAGACAGAGCTTGTGGCAGACGGAATTGCGAGGGAGCGGATCAGAAAATATGGATTTGCATTTGACGGGAAAAAGGTTCTGATCGGCTCATAGAAGGAGAGTATCTTGAAGCATACCATTATCTATTTCATCGGTGTATACGACACACTTGATTTATTTACCGGAAAATTGCGGGAAGCCTTTGAGACGATGGACTATGCGTCCTTTGTATATGACGCGCGGCTGCCGCAGAGCAAGGATGCCCTGCTGTCCCTGCTTGCGGAGAGTACAGCACCGGAACGTGAATTTTCGTGTGTGACATTTAATAATCTGGGATACAATCTGGATATGGAGGTGCCTGCGCCGGCACAGAGCGTACGGGAGAACGATGCGTGTATACAAAAGGGTGGGACCAGAAATGTCTGGGAATATTACGGCATCCCGTATCTCAACATTCTGATGGATCATCCGTTTCACTATGAGAAGCCGCTGCGCCTGGCGCCGGAGACGTCGGTTGTGCTCTGCACAGACCGGAATCACGTAAAATATATCCGCAGATATTTTAAAAATATCCATCAGGTGGATTTTCTTCCGCATGCGGGAGTGGAGCTGGGAAGCCGGCACAAGCCGCTTGCGGAGAGAGGGATTGACGTTCTGTATGCCGGAGCGCTTCCGATTTATACGGTGGCAAAAATGATACCGGATCTGTCTTCCATCCCGGAAGTGGACGGACAGCTGATGGCGGGGGATGTGCTGGCGGAATTGGTGCACCATCCGGACCGGACGACGGAGGAAGTCATTGAAGAGTATCTTAAAGACCGGCGAAGCGATATCCCGGACAAGCGCGTGCAGGAGATCATTGTGCAGATGCGTTTTATCGACTCCTACGCCACTTCGTTTTTCAGGGAGCAGGCGGTGCGTATTCTGGTGGAAAACGGAATCCGGGTCACGGCGTACGGTACGGGATGGGATCAGTGCGAGTGGAGCGGCAGCCCGTATCTTGATTACCGTGGAAAAGTTCTTGCGCCGGAGATCCTTCCGTCTATGAACGATGCCAAAATTGTGTTGAACACGATGACCTGGTTTAAGGCAGGAGCGCACGATCGGATTTTTAATGGAATGCTGGCGAAAGCGGTGGTGGTAACCGACGATTCTACCTATCTGCGCCGCGAATTTACCGATGGCAGGGAACTTGTGATGTTCCGGCGGCAGGAGCTTGGAACACTGCCGGAGAGGGTGTTTGATCTGTTTGGACATCTGGAGCGGGCACAGGAGATTGCAGATTGTGGATATGCTGCGGCGAGAGACGGTCATACGTGGAAAAGCCGTGCGGAGTATCTGAAGGAGTGCTTTCTGACCTGACGAATGCACATGGGCGAAGATGGGAGCGGTAAATGTAAGCTTCTGCGCGCGGTAAGGCGAACAAAGGCGGTAAGTCTCTGCGCGCAGTACTGCAAAGAAGGCAATATATAGGATAGAGGAATGGACAGCTATGCACATATTGATGTACCGATGGAAAGCATATAATTACAGAGACATTGAGCAGACTTTTTTGCTGCTTGGACATACGGTGGACAATATCGAACAGGAACTCGGAAGCTATGACGTAAGTCCTGAATTTGAGCGGGTGATCGAGGAGAAGATCCGGGGGACGCATTATGATATGGTATTTACGGTGAACTATTTCCCATTGATCTCGAATGTATGTGAGCGCACAGGCGTGAAATATGTTTCCTGGACATGCGACAATCCGCTGATCAGTATGTACCATGAATCGGTGTTCCACGCCTGCAATTACATTTTTACGTTTGATAAGACGAATTACCTGGAGTTCCGCGGGATGGGCGTAAAACATATCTGGTATCTCCCGCTGGCGGTAGATACGGAGCGGATGGATGCGCTGCTCGGGGCGCCGGAAAAACCGGAAAGACGGAATGCCACACAGGATTCGGAGATGCGGAAATACCGCGGAGATGTGGCGTTTGTGGGAAGCCTTTATGAACGCAATTCCTATGACAAGATCAAAAACAGGCTGCCGGAGTATTTAAGGGGATATTTTGACGCTGTTATGGAGGCGCAGCTTAACATCAGCGGAGCAAATATCGTGGAGCCGATGCTGACCACGAACATTCTCGAACAGCTGCAGGAATATTTTCAGCTGGAAAAATCCGAGGGATCTTTTTCGGATCTGGGGCTGATTTTCCAGACGACCGTGCTTGGATTCAAGATTGCAGAGATCGAGCGGAGAAGAGCGCTGATTGAGCTGTCAAAGCATTACAGGGTCAATGTTTACAGCAACAGCGATGTCAGTGATCTGCTGCGGATTCAGTATTGCGGGTCAGTGGACTACTGGAGTGAGATGCCGAAGGTCTTCCGCATGTCGAAGATCAATCTGAATTTTACGATACCGAACATCAAGAGCGGCATTCCGCTGCGCATCTGGGATGTACTTGGCTGCGGGGGCTTTCTTCTGACGAACTACCAGGCAGAGATTCCGTACTATTTCAAGGAGGGGGAAGACCTCGTCTGCTTTGATGGTCTGGAAGACCTGTGTGAGAAAGTGGGGTACTATCTGGAACACGAGGAGGAGCGTAAGCGGATTGCATGGAACGGGTACCACAAGGTGCGGGAGAAGCACTCTTATATAGAAAGAATCCACACCATTCTGGATACGGTTGCAGGTGAAGACGCAAAATAAATAGGTGGCGGCGCACTGCCGGACCGCGCTAATTAAAAGGAACTGCCGCAATAAGCATATCGTGCTTTGGGCTGATAAGTAATATTATAAGAAACAGATACTTAAAAGTTCCAGATAACCATGCGGCGGCAAATTCTGATCGCAAAATCCGG
This region includes:
- a CDS encoding MmcQ/YjbR family DNA-binding protein — protein: MTTREEALEYGMSFPDVYVDTPFHDPNWVLVRSRKNKRAFLWTYEYQGQMRINVKADPEWIDFWRKAYEAVIPGYHQNKKHWNTVILDGSVPDGDVKRMIAESYDLVR
- a CDS encoding AAA family ATPase, with the protein product MQYMTSRQKATEWSVTKRMVNYWCANGQIEGAYKEGSRWWIPVDVERPGEEECLRRMRAYTVRITGKKSVAVGIQDFEALRRDQMFYVDKTDFIRQWWESGETTTLITRPRRFGKTLNLSMLNCFFSVFYENRADLFEGLKVWEEKSYHKLQGRFPVIFLSFAGVKGTTFEAVLRQINYGIIEVYRRFERILDMSRFTERERQDFGRISWDMDASTAAQSVRLLTDLLYVYYGHKPIILLDEYDTPLQEAYFNSFWDEMVSFVGAFFNNSFKTNPSLGRALLTGITRICKESIFSDLNNIDVVTQTSTKYETAFGFTEEEVKVGLARVGLLDYREKVKEWYDGFTFGQRRDMYNPWSITKFIDAEGIFDTYWANTSNNKLVSSLIRKSSKNMKMAMEQLLEGEMLHVEMDEQLDFAQLEYRESAIFSLLYATGYLRVNQKNDQEYVLMLTNKEVEIMFRRIIREWFNDMDTGYGDFRRALLHDNIEEMNYYMNMVTLSTFSYFDTGTGRGNIDETERFYYGFVLGLLADLSDQFSIRSNRESGLGRYDIILRAREENGNSYIMEFKVFDRERDENMKACVARALQQIEEKQYETELVADGIARERIRKYGFAFDGKKVLIGS
- a CDS encoding glycosyltransferase family protein; translation: MKHTIIYFIGVYDTLDLFTGKLREAFETMDYASFVYDARLPQSKDALLSLLAESTAPEREFSCVTFNNLGYNLDMEVPAPAQSVRENDACIQKGGTRNVWEYYGIPYLNILMDHPFHYEKPLRLAPETSVVLCTDRNHVKYIRRYFKNIHQVDFLPHAGVELGSRHKPLAERGIDVLYAGALPIYTVAKMIPDLSSIPEVDGQLMAGDVLAELVHHPDRTTEEVIEEYLKDRRSDIPDKRVQEIIVQMRFIDSYATSFFREQAVRILVENGIRVTAYGTGWDQCEWSGSPYLDYRGKVLAPEILPSMNDAKIVLNTMTWFKAGAHDRIFNGMLAKAVVVTDDSTYLRREFTDGRELVMFRRQELGTLPERVFDLFGHLERAQEIADCGYAAARDGHTWKSRAEYLKECFLT
- a CDS encoding CgeB family protein, with amino-acid sequence MHILMYRWKAYNYRDIEQTFLLLGHTVDNIEQELGSYDVSPEFERVIEEKIRGTHYDMVFTVNYFPLISNVCERTGVKYVSWTCDNPLISMYHESVFHACNYIFTFDKTNYLEFRGMGVKHIWYLPLAVDTERMDALLGAPEKPERRNATQDSEMRKYRGDVAFVGSLYERNSYDKIKNRLPEYLRGYFDAVMEAQLNISGANIVEPMLTTNILEQLQEYFQLEKSEGSFSDLGLIFQTTVLGFKIAEIERRRALIELSKHYRVNVYSNSDVSDLLRIQYCGSVDYWSEMPKVFRMSKINLNFTIPNIKSGIPLRIWDVLGCGGFLLTNYQAEIPYYFKEGEDLVCFDGLEDLCEKVGYYLEHEEERKRIAWNGYHKVREKHSYIERIHTILDTVAGEDAK